One window from the genome of Candidatus Paceibacterota bacterium encodes:
- a CDS encoding NUDIX domain-containing protein: MIIKPNIEKKILSGSWNDNTSWEFYLSENMPPAELCPAACCIAMYKGKIVLTRNHRGWEILGGHIEKGETIEETFKREALEEGGFTADRYKLFGYRKITSKKKVKNDRNFEYPFPISYNPHFIAISDSEPCECSAEECFERGLFTIDQIEKLSIVSYPLIKASLPFFKGLE; this comes from the coding sequence ATGATAATCAAGCCAAACATTGAAAAGAAGATCCTGTCCGGAAGCTGGAATGACAACACTTCCTGGGAGTTTTATTTATCTGAAAATATGCCGCCGGCAGAGCTTTGTCCCGCAGCATGCTGTATTGCGATGTATAAAGGCAAGATCGTGCTTACAAGAAATCATAGGGGCTGGGAAATTCTCGGAGGCCACATTGAGAAAGGTGAGACCATTGAGGAAACGTTTAAGCGGGAAGCTCTTGAGGAGGGGGGATTCACGGCGGACCGATACAAGCTTTTCGGATACAGAAAGATCACATCGAAGAAAAAAGTTAAAAATGACAGGAACTTTGAGTATCCGTTTCCAATCAGCTATAATCCTCATTTCATTGCGATATCCGACAGCGAGCCTTGCGAATGTTCCGCCGAGGAGTGTTTTGAGCGGGGATTGTTCACGATCGACCAGATCGAAAAATTATCGATAGTGAGCTATCCATTGATAAAAGCGAGTCTGCCGTTTTTTAAAGGTCTGGAGTAA
- the hxpB gene encoding hexitol phosphatase HxpB, with product MIKAVIFDMDGLLIDSEPFWREAEKGALEKIGIPVKKEITSETMGVRIDALVEYWFKRYPWSGPSKKEVELDIIRRVILMIKREGELMPGAREVLETFRKMDMPMAIASSSPIDIINSVLERTLIAPYIRVVHSAQDELFGKPDPAVYIGASKKLGISAGSCVAFEDSPNGVISAKSAGMRCVAVPSAGVEGDSAMEKADLVIDSLLDFDERSIMNFN from the coding sequence ATGATAAAAGCGGTCATATTCGACATGGACGGGCTTCTCATCGACAGCGAGCCTTTTTGGCGCGAAGCGGAAAAAGGAGCTCTTGAAAAGATCGGAATTCCGGTGAAGAAGGAGATCACCAGCGAGACCATGGGGGTGAGGATCGATGCGCTTGTGGAATATTGGTTCAAACGCTATCCTTGGAGCGGTCCCAGCAAGAAAGAAGTTGAGTTGGATATCATCAGGAGAGTTATATTGATGATAAAAAGGGAAGGAGAACTGATGCCGGGTGCCAGGGAAGTTCTTGAGACGTTCAGGAAAATGGATATGCCGATGGCCATTGCTTCATCTTCGCCGATAGACATAATAAATTCGGTTTTGGAAAGGACTCTGATAGCGCCGTACATAAGAGTGGTCCATTCGGCGCAAGACGAACTTTTCGGAAAGCCGGATCCTGCGGTCTATATCGGAGCGTCAAAAAAACTCGGGATATCGGCTGGAAGCTGCGTTGCGTTTGAAGATTCTCCTAATGGCGTGATCTCTGCAAAATCGGCAGGCATGAGATGCGTTGCAGTACCGTCGGCAGGAGTTGAAGGGGATAGTGCCATGGAAAAAGCGGATCTTGTCATCGATTCTCTTTTGGACTTTGACGAAAGATCGATTATGAATTTTAATTAG
- a CDS encoding PBP1A family penicillin-binding protein encodes MPIRRKYRVQTIQKSRKKAGILSKLVFSLPKIREKKKLITKRIKPGLLRGAMKYRKVKTRGLKKIFYVFLKLGVLFLILGAIATAGAFIYFSKDIPSPDKIVKRSVWESTKIYDRTGQHLLYEIHGEEKRTIVNLDQISKNLINSTIATEDKNFYKHHGIDFVGIIRAIYTDVRNMRTEQGGSTITQQLIKNSLLTSERTVTRKIKEIILAIETEQKFSKDQILEMYMNQIPYGSNAYGAEAAAQTFFGKSAKDLDIPESALLAALPKATTYYSPYGTHQDQLIAKYKFIIDQMKEQGYITEEEAKNAKDVEIIKRVRAFVEKIEAPHFVMYVKQQLVDEFGEEKVEKGGLKVYTTLNYDMQMIAEDAIKKMTEENLAKYNARDAALIAMDPKDGEILSMVGSKDYFNIKEDGNVNAAIAPLQPGSSFKPFVYATAFKKGYTPNTILFDVETNFGKDGSGKEYIPNNYNMKYSGPVTMRQALARSLNIPAVKALYLSGIKESIDTAHDLGITTLNNPGRYGLSLVLGTGEVKLIDMVSAYGVFANDGVRSLPISVLKIEDADGKILKEASQSETRVLDEEIARNINSILSDNNARAETFGPASKLYIKDRPVAAKSGTTSSFKDAWTVGYTPSLVSGVWTGNSNGDEMKRGADGSKIAAPIWNDFMTRVLALDPVEKFPVPQEIEAGKPILDGKAENEVIVKTDKACTDRLASELTPESQIEEKTFIEIHDILYYVKKDDPRGDPPESPEDDPQFRAWEDAVQTWAKENMADKIANIAPTEVCNARSKDDLPSVKILNPQNDAIINQNNIKIEAEGFANLGIEQIEFYFDNELVGIDKFPPFEAFYNISQETKKDIHAITARIYDKIFNSSEDRISVVTGNDISIYFMPVTNDSFPYVMSVVTAGEKFTNISFYSQLESIYDTNGELIEKPGSRRLIQKATSPVPGENNLYQALWDEDREYVIPGKYKLFVTAEDQDGNLYESNSREMEISPVQPQ; translated from the coding sequence GTGCCTATAAGAAGAAAATACAGGGTGCAAACAATCCAAAAAAGCAGAAAAAAAGCTGGAATATTGAGCAAGCTTGTTTTTAGTTTGCCGAAAATCAGGGAAAAAAAGAAATTGATAACCAAGCGCATAAAGCCGGGGTTGCTCCGTGGGGCAATGAAGTACAGAAAGGTGAAGACTAGGGGGCTGAAAAAGATCTTTTATGTCTTCCTGAAGCTGGGTGTGCTTTTTTTGATCCTGGGGGCGATCGCAACGGCCGGAGCGTTCATATATTTTTCCAAAGATATTCCGAGTCCCGATAAGATCGTAAAAAGAAGCGTATGGGAGTCGACCAAGATCTATGACCGGACCGGGCAGCACCTTCTTTATGAGATCCATGGAGAAGAAAAGAGGACAATCGTAAACTTGGACCAAATCTCGAAAAATCTTATAAATTCAACTATCGCAACCGAGGACAAGAATTTCTATAAGCATCACGGCATTGATTTTGTCGGGATAATAAGAGCGATTTATACCGACGTGAGGAATATGAGAACGGAGCAGGGCGGATCGACCATCACTCAGCAGTTAATAAAAAATTCCCTTCTCACGTCAGAAAGGACGGTCACAAGAAAAATAAAAGAAATAATTCTGGCGATCGAGACGGAACAAAAATTTTCCAAGGATCAGATCCTTGAAATGTATATGAATCAGATACCCTATGGCTCGAATGCATATGGGGCCGAGGCTGCGGCGCAGACCTTTTTCGGAAAGTCCGCCAAGGACCTGGACATTCCGGAATCCGCTCTTCTTGCGGCTCTTCCGAAAGCTACGACATACTATTCCCCCTATGGCACTCATCAGGACCAACTGATCGCGAAATATAAGTTCATCATCGATCAGATGAAGGAACAGGGATATATAACCGAAGAGGAAGCCAAGAATGCCAAGGATGTGGAGATCATCAAGAGAGTAAGGGCTTTTGTGGAGAAAATCGAGGCTCCTCATTTCGTGATGTATGTGAAGCAGCAGCTTGTCGATGAGTTCGGGGAGGAAAAAGTTGAAAAAGGCGGGCTGAAGGTCTATACGACCCTGAATTACGATATGCAGATGATCGCCGAGGATGCGATAAAAAAAATGACGGAAGAAAATCTTGCAAAATATAACGCACGAGACGCCGCACTTATCGCCATGGATCCCAAGGACGGAGAGATCCTTTCTATGGTCGGGAGCAAAGACTATTTCAATATCAAAGAAGACGGGAATGTGAATGCGGCCATAGCCCCGCTTCAGCCAGGATCTTCATTCAAGCCTTTTGTTTATGCGACCGCTTTCAAAAAAGGATACACTCCCAACACGATCCTGTTCGACGTTGAAACGAATTTTGGAAAGGACGGCAGCGGAAAAGAATATATTCCGAATAATTACAATATGAAATATTCAGGTCCTGTGACAATGAGGCAGGCGCTGGCGCGGTCGCTCAACATACCGGCGGTCAAGGCTCTTTATCTTTCCGGAATAAAAGAGAGCATAGACACCGCTCACGATCTCGGGATAACGACGCTGAATAATCCCGGAAGATACGGCCTGTCCCTGGTTCTCGGAACGGGCGAGGTGAAGCTGATAGACATGGTTTCCGCTTATGGAGTTTTTGCGAACGACGGGGTCAGGAGCTTGCCAATCTCCGTTCTGAAGATCGAAGACGCGGATGGAAAGATCCTCAAGGAGGCTTCGCAAAGCGAGACGCGCGTCCTGGATGAAGAGATCGCGAGAAATATAAACAGCATCCTTTCCGACAATAATGCGAGAGCCGAAACTTTCGGCCCGGCGAGCAAGCTTTACATCAAAGACAGGCCTGTTGCGGCGAAATCAGGAACCACAAGCAGTTTCAAGGATGCATGGACGGTTGGATATACGCCCAGCCTTGTTTCAGGAGTTTGGACGGGAAACAGTAATGGTGATGAAATGAAGCGCGGAGCGGATGGCAGCAAGATCGCGGCTCCGATCTGGAATGACTTCATGACGCGGGTGCTGGCTCTGGATCCGGTCGAGAAGTTTCCTGTTCCGCAGGAGATCGAGGCCGGAAAGCCTATTCTGGACGGAAAGGCGGAGAATGAGGTCATTGTGAAAACAGACAAAGCTTGCACCGACAGGCTGGCGAGCGAACTTACTCCGGAAAGCCAGATCGAAGAGAAGACCTTTATCGAGATCCATGATATTTTGTATTATGTGAAAAAAGATGACCCGAGAGGGGATCCTCCTGAAAGTCCCGAGGATGACCCGCAGTTCAGAGCGTGGGAAGATGCGGTTCAGACATGGGCGAAGGAAAATATGGCGGATAAGATCGCGAACATCGCTCCGACTGAAGTCTGCAACGCGAGGAGTAAAGACGATCTGCCGTCCGTAAAGATCCTCAATCCTCAGAATGACGCTATTATCAACCAGAATAACATCAAGATCGAGGCAGAAGGTTTTGCGAACCTTGGCATCGAGCAGATCGAGTTCTATTTTGACAATGAACTTGTCGGGATAGACAAATTTCCTCCCTTTGAGGCATTTTATAATATCTCTCAGGAAACGAAAAAAGATATTCATGCCATAACCGCAAGGATCTATGACAAGATCTTCAATTCCTCGGAAGACAGGATCTCTGTCGTTACGGGAAATGACATTTCCATATATTTCATGCCGGTCACGAACGACTCTTTCCCATATGTTATGAGCGTCGTTACGGCGGGAGAAAAATTCACGAATATCAGTTTCTATTCCCAGCTCGAGAGCATATATGATACGAACGGAGAGCTTATTGAAAAACCGGGCAGCAGGCGCTTGATCCAGAAAGCCACGTCGCCGGTGCCCGGGGAGAATAACCTTTATCAGGCTCTCTGGGACGAGGATAGGGAATATGTCATACCGGGAAAGTATAAGCTTTTCGTGACGGCGGAAGATCAAGATGGGAATCTCTATGAAAGCAATTCAAGAGAGATGGAAATAAGTCCGGTTCAGCCGCAATGA
- the tyrS gene encoding tyrosine--tRNA ligase, with translation MSTIMSNINTDPEKIEKLLSKNAEEVIIKDDLEKRLVSGKKLRVKLGCDPSRPDLHLGHSIVLRKLKEFQDLGHQVVFIIGDYTGMIGDPSGKSKTRPALSRSEVSKNAKSYFEQVGKILDTKKTEIRFNSEWFSKMSFEDVLKLTAKFTVARILERDEFSNRLKSGTDIAVHEIMYPIMQAYDSIAIDADVEIGGTDQKFNMLAGRDLQRKMEKPEQNVLTCPLLVGLDGKEKMSKSLDNYIGITEKPDSMFGKIMSISDGMIYYYFKLLTDIPEDDLRKIEADLKDQAKNPRDLKVRLAKEIIAIYHGRDEAEKAESEFNKIFRDKQKPTEMKEQEFKIGTYKAVDFLLGVGFADSKGSAKIIIQQGGFKINDVIQKDWNKEFEAKDGDSMVIQAGKRNFRKIFFKK, from the coding sequence ATGTCAACAATCATGAGCAATATAAATACAGATCCTGAAAAGATCGAAAAGCTTCTTTCAAAAAACGCGGAAGAAGTAATCATCAAAGATGATTTGGAAAAAAGGCTTGTATCCGGCAAGAAACTCCGCGTCAAGCTCGGATGCGACCCCTCAAGGCCGGACCTGCACCTCGGACATTCGATCGTGCTCCGGAAGCTCAAAGAATTCCAGGATCTGGGGCATCAGGTCGTTTTTATAATCGGAGATTACACTGGAATGATCGGAGATCCTTCCGGAAAATCAAAAACAAGGCCTGCGCTCTCAAGAAGCGAGGTATCGAAGAACGCAAAATCCTATTTCGAGCAGGTCGGGAAGATCCTCGACACAAAAAAAACGGAAATCCGGTTCAATAGCGAATGGTTCTCAAAAATGAGCTTTGAGGATGTCCTAAAACTGACAGCGAAATTCACAGTCGCAAGGATCCTGGAACGGGATGAATTTTCGAACAGGCTGAAAAGCGGCACCGATATTGCGGTTCATGAGATAATGTATCCGATCATGCAGGCATATGACTCCATCGCGATCGATGCGGACGTCGAGATCGGAGGCACCGACCAGAAGTTCAACATGCTCGCAGGACGGGACCTTCAGAGAAAAATGGAAAAACCGGAACAGAATGTCCTCACTTGTCCCCTGCTTGTCGGCCTGGACGGAAAAGAAAAAATGAGCAAAAGCCTGGATAACTATATCGGTATCACCGAAAAACCGGACTCAATGTTCGGGAAGATCATGTCCATTTCCGACGGAATGATCTATTACTATTTCAAACTTCTGACGGATATTCCGGAAGATGATCTGAGGAAGATCGAAGCCGACCTCAAAGACCAGGCCAAAAATCCAAGAGACCTGAAAGTGAGGCTGGCAAAGGAAATCATCGCGATATATCACGGAAGAGATGAGGCTGAAAAAGCAGAAAGTGAATTCAACAAGATCTTCCGGGATAAGCAGAAGCCTACGGAAATGAAAGAACAAGAATTTAAGATCGGAACATACAAAGCTGTAGATTTCTTGCTTGGAGTGGGATTCGCTGACAGTAAAGGTTCGGCTAAAATAATCATTCAACAGGGTGGGTTCAAAATAAATGACGTTATTCAAAAGGATTGGAATAAGGAATTTGAGGCCAAAGATGGAGACAGCATGGTGATTCAAGCTGGAAAAAGAAATTTTAGGAAAATTTTCTTTAAAAAATAA
- a CDS encoding GNAT family N-acetyltransferase, with protein MPKIIIKPQRVSEAKRFYQILNNPNFIFLRIRMNGFRDEIAFMKKNAEKRRNNFEHNYTIFCDGKIVGAIGMKINQHRPFTGEIGYFVDEEYWGKGIASLAVKQLEKIGFTKLKLKRIEIVMDIRHPASEKVAIKCGYKKEGIMKKAIETDGKYCDAYLYAKTK; from the coding sequence ATGCCAAAAATAATAATTAAGCCTCAAAGAGTTTCCGAAGCCAAAAGATTCTATCAAATCCTGAATAATCCGAATTTTATTTTTCTGAGGATCAGAATGAATGGCTTCAGGGACGAAATTGCCTTCATGAAGAAAAACGCCGAAAAGAGAAGAAATAATTTTGAACATAACTACACCATATTTTGTGATGGCAAGATCGTCGGCGCGATCGGAATGAAAATAAACCAGCACAGGCCGTTCACCGGAGAGATCGGATATTTCGTTGATGAAGAATATTGGGGTAAGGGAATAGCATCGCTTGCGGTGAAACAACTTGAAAAAATAGGATTCACTAAACTGAAACTGAAACGGATCGAAATTGTCATGGACATAAGACATCCAGCCAGCGAGAAAGTCGCGATAAAGTGCGGATATAAAAAAGAAGGCATCATGAAAAAAGCAATAGAAACAGATGGCAAATATTGCGATGCATATCTTTATGCAAAGACAAAATAG
- a CDS encoding ABC-2 family transporter protein, translating to MANGMKKYLTLIEVTWQRALTYRFTVFAYRIGEMLEVIILVFMWSAIYESQPVIKGYTLSEMISYVLIGNLIDVAIRNWMPNVIASDIKNGTLSAFLTKPINYMYYMFFKEAGRNSFAFIFSFITQIMIILFFLDKVIINFNLQITAVLLVMVLFAFIIEWQISYLVGLIAFWTDEVDGIYATVTQVRKFFAGGYFPLSLLPPLFVSMSFALPFAYSFFVPTQLYLGKIGIETGIKGLFVQIIWIILLNFIIKLAWQRGLKRYEGVGI from the coding sequence ATGGCGAACGGAATGAAAAAATATCTGACGCTCATCGAGGTCACTTGGCAGCGGGCCCTGACCTATCGCTTCACTGTGTTCGCATACAGGATCGGGGAAATGCTTGAGGTGATCATACTTGTTTTTATGTGGTCAGCTATCTATGAAAGCCAGCCTGTGATCAAAGGCTACACTCTCAGTGAAATGATCTCGTATGTCCTGATCGGAAACTTGATAGACGTGGCGATAAGGAACTGGATGCCGAATGTCATCGCCAGTGACATTAAGAACGGAACTCTTTCCGCGTTCCTCACAAAACCGATCAACTATATGTACTACATGTTCTTCAAAGAAGCCGGGAGAAATTCCTTTGCGTTCATTTTTTCATTCATAACACAGATAATGATAATCCTGTTCTTCCTGGACAAGGTGATCATAAATTTTAATTTGCAGATCACCGCCGTTCTGCTTGTGATGGTCCTGTTCGCATTCATAATCGAGTGGCAGATCTCATATCTTGTGGGGCTCATCGCTTTCTGGACCGATGAAGTGGACGGCATCTATGCAACAGTCACCCAGGTAAGAAAATTCTTTGCGGGAGGATATTTCCCGCTGAGCCTTCTTCCGCCTCTTTTCGTAAGCATGAGCTTTGCGCTTCCGTTCGCCTATTCCTTTTTCGTTCCCACCCAGCTATATCTCGGAAAAATAGGGATTGAAACGGGGATCAAAGGACTTTTTGTGCAAATAATCTGGATAATACTGCTGAACTTCATCATCAAACTTGCGTGGCAGAGAGGCTTGAAGCGATATGAAGGAGTCGGAATATAA
- a CDS encoding ATP-binding cassette domain-containing protein — translation MPAIEIKDLSKTYEYYKKPPGLREAVKSFFIRKRLFSKAVKNVSFNINEGELVGFLGPNGAGKTTILKMLSGIICPTGGSVRVLGFDPWKRQSEYQKQFALVMGQKNQLWTDLPAMESFVLNRDIYQIPKKEFDKKLDELVEMLGVKDCLDVQVRKLSLGQRMKCELIAALLHNPKVLLLDEPTIGLDVVAQKNIRDFIKRQNERERTTIILTSHYMEDISQLCKRIIIINLGEIIYDGELESLIRKYAPYKLLSVTFNGNGIERKDVERFGTIHKFDRFNAILRVDRAKVKDSAKSILSSELPVDDIIIDEEDVDDIIREIFNK, via the coding sequence ATGCCTGCAATCGAAATAAAGGACCTGAGCAAAACCTATGAATACTACAAGAAGCCTCCCGGATTGAGAGAGGCCGTCAAGAGTTTTTTTATAAGAAAAAGGCTGTTTTCAAAAGCCGTGAAGAATGTCAGTTTCAACATAAACGAAGGAGAGCTTGTCGGATTTTTGGGGCCGAATGGCGCGGGGAAAACGACCATTCTGAAAATGTTGTCAGGAATAATATGTCCGACCGGAGGAAGCGTCAGGGTGCTGGGATTCGACCCATGGAAAAGACAGAGTGAATATCAGAAACAATTCGCCTTGGTCATGGGCCAGAAAAATCAGCTCTGGACCGATCTTCCCGCAATGGAAAGCTTCGTTCTGAACCGCGACATATACCAGATACCGAAAAAGGAATTCGACAAAAAACTCGATGAACTGGTCGAAATGCTCGGCGTGAAAGACTGCCTTGATGTGCAAGTGAGAAAACTCTCGCTGGGCCAGAGGATGAAATGCGAACTGATCGCCGCGCTCCTGCACAATCCCAAAGTCCTGCTTCTGGACGAGCCGACGATCGGACTCGACGTGGTCGCGCAAAAAAATATCAGGGACTTCATCAAAAGACAGAATGAAAGGGAAAGAACAACGATCATACTCACCTCTCACTACATGGAAGATATAAGCCAGCTCTGCAAAAGGATAATAATCATCAACCTCGGAGAGATAATCTATGACGGCGAACTGGAAAGCCTCATCAGAAAATATGCGCCATACAAGCTCCTCAGCGTTACGTTCAATGGAAATGGGATCGAACGGAAAGACGTCGAAAGATTCGGAACTATACACAAATTCGACCGCTTCAATGCAATCCTCAGAGTGGACCGGGCAAAAGTGAAAGATTCCGCAAAGTCCATCCTCTCCTCGGAGCTCCCCGTCGATGACATAATCATAGACGAAGAGGATGTCGATGACATCATCAGGGAGATTTTCAACAAATAA
- a CDS encoding MazG nucleotide pyrophosphohydrolase domain-containing protein → MEFKELLKFVSMERKRLAEYTGRFPDKDKEIFAMAVKIGEEFGELCEQVLFHTSLQGKHKMHKFDKDDLPSEFADVLLTTLILADEMNIDIEKALENKIKKIEKRYENK, encoded by the coding sequence ATGGAATTCAAAGAACTTTTGAAATTCGTTTCAATGGAACGGAAGCGCCTCGCGGAGTATACCGGAAGATTTCCGGATAAAGACAAGGAGATATTCGCCATGGCCGTGAAGATCGGCGAAGAGTTCGGCGAGCTTTGCGAACAGGTACTTTTCCATACATCGCTTCAGGGAAAGCACAAAATGCACAAATTCGACAAAGATGACCTTCCTTCAGAGTTTGCGGATGTTCTTCTGACCACCCTGATACTTGCAGACGAAATGAATATCGACATTGAAAAGGCGCTTGAAAACAAAATAAAAAAGATCGAAAAGCGATACGAAAATAAATAG
- the cutA gene encoding divalent-cation tolerance protein CutA, whose product MRFILIYTTASDMKEAKKLSGHLLNNKLVACVNFFRAESSYLWQGKIKDGKEIVMILKTKESNWKKVRSEIEKIHSYDIPCIIKIKAEANYEFEKWVSDEIS is encoded by the coding sequence ATGAGATTTATCCTAATTTATACCACTGCATCTGACATGAAAGAGGCAAAAAAGCTTTCGGGGCATTTGCTGAACAATAAACTCGTCGCTTGCGTCAATTTTTTCAGAGCGGAAAGTTCCTACCTATGGCAAGGAAAGATAAAAGATGGAAAAGAGATCGTCATGATCCTGAAAACCAAAGAATCAAATTGGAAAAAAGTCAGATCTGAAATAGAAAAAATACACTCATATGATATCCCCTGTATCATCAAGATCAAGGCCGAAGCAAATTATGAATTTGAAAAGTGGGTTAGCGACGAAATAAGCTAA
- a CDS encoding ROK family protein gives MPSKNRKYLSFDVGGTKISSAIVEIGKSGYEIVDYQKTETPEGRDNVINNIIETAVNFEKKGGFTELRIAIAAQVDCEKDIVRYAPNIPGFENVNLKKVIKEKIGKNVEVDNDVKCFALAENAYGKGKEYDHVVYLTIGTGIGGAIEINNKLYRGANNTAGEFGHMVIVYGGEKCSCGGNGCWERYVSGRAIERIYHGQTGTRKKAVDIAADSAKGIAEDKKVIKEASLYLAAGLINIVNTVNPELIVIGGSIVKSREIFDLAIEELKDRALIPAKKTKIKTTDLDDYAFLVGAALL, from the coding sequence ATGCCGTCAAAAAACAGAAAATATCTTTCATTCGACGTAGGTGGAACAAAGATCTCCAGCGCCATCGTTGAGATCGGAAAAAGTGGATATGAGATCGTTGATTATCAGAAGACCGAAACGCCCGAGGGAAGGGATAATGTTATAAATAATATCATAGAAACCGCCGTAAACTTCGAAAAGAAAGGCGGATTCACGGAGCTTCGGATCGCGATCGCAGCGCAAGTCGATTGTGAAAAAGATATTGTGAGGTATGCGCCGAACATCCCGGGATTCGAGAATGTGAATTTGAAAAAGGTCATCAAAGAAAAGATCGGAAAGAACGTTGAAGTGGACAATGACGTCAAATGTTTTGCGCTTGCGGAGAATGCCTACGGAAAGGGAAAGGAATATGATCATGTCGTATATCTCACGATCGGAACAGGGATCGGAGGAGCGATCGAAATAAATAATAAGTTGTACAGGGGGGCAAATAATACCGCGGGAGAATTCGGACATATGGTAATCGTATATGGCGGAGAAAAATGCTCTTGCGGAGGGAACGGCTGCTGGGAAAGATATGTTTCGGGAAGGGCCATTGAAAGGATCTATCACGGTCAGACCGGGACGAGGAAAAAGGCGGTGGACATTGCCGCGGATTCTGCAAAGGGGATCGCGGAAGATAAAAAAGTTATAAAGGAAGCCAGTCTGTATCTTGCGGCCGGGCTGATCAACATCGTGAATACGGTCAATCCCGAGCTTATCGTGATCGGCGGAAGCATCGTGAAGAGCAGGGAGATATTTGATCTTGCGATCGAAGAATTGAAAGATCGGGCGCTCATTCCGGCAAAGAAGACAAAGATCAAAACTACGGATCTTGATGACTATGCATTTTTGGTCGGTGCGGCGCTGCTGTGA
- a CDS encoding HD domain-containing protein → MIIKNSNPFEFLAGKRSDPIIEIYFQINHLKHLLRQGWPMRGIPEDKCESVGDHSFAVALLGMLIAKKYFPGLDMAKVIKMSLIHELGEIDGGDITPFDGIDKNEKHALEERGVRKIFADFPEGREYLELWLEFEENRSPEARFVKQIDKLEMAMQAAVYAKQYGKNLDEFIESAEEKIEDEKLMDLLNRLKEI, encoded by the coding sequence ATGATAATAAAAAACAGCAATCCTTTCGAGTTTCTCGCGGGAAAAAGATCCGATCCGATCATTGAAATCTATTTTCAGATCAATCACTTGAAGCATCTTCTGAGGCAAGGATGGCCCATGCGCGGAATTCCGGAAGACAAATGTGAAAGTGTCGGTGATCATTCGTTTGCCGTCGCGCTTTTGGGAATGCTGATCGCCAAAAAATATTTTCCCGGACTGGATATGGCAAAAGTGATAAAAATGTCCTTGATCCATGAACTTGGAGAGATTGATGGGGGAGATATAACGCCGTTTGACGGAATCGATAAAAATGAAAAACATGCCTTGGAAGAAAGGGGGGTTCGGAAGATATTCGCTGATTTTCCGGAAGGCAGGGAATATTTGGAATTATGGCTGGAGTTTGAAGAAAACAGGTCGCCGGAGGCGAGATTCGTAAAGCAGATCGATAAGCTGGAAATGGCTATGCAGGCGGCAGTCTATGCCAAACAATATGGCAAGAACTTGGATGAATTTATAGAAAGCGCAGAAGAGAAGATAGAAGATGAAAAATTAATGGATCTATTGAATAGACTCAAGGAGATATGA